From one Paenibacillus terrae HPL-003 genomic stretch:
- a CDS encoding helix-turn-helix domain-containing protein yields METINLIIAKNLKAFREHKKLSLERFAELTGVSKTMIGQIERGESSPTITTIWKIANGLKISFSSLINNPQPDAKVVLGSEIQILTEDNGKFRVYPHFPFEDDRRFEVYSIEIDPNGFLSADSHGEGTEEFLTVFGGELTVRVNDLEYTVRSGDSIRFKADRPHTYHNSGETLTRLSMVIYYPI; encoded by the coding sequence ATGGAGACCATCAATCTTATCATTGCCAAAAACTTAAAAGCCTTTAGAGAACATAAGAAATTAAGTCTTGAAAGGTTTGCAGAACTCACTGGAGTAAGCAAAACGATGATAGGTCAAATTGAAAGAGGCGAATCCAGCCCTACGATTACAACGATTTGGAAAATAGCGAATGGATTAAAAATTTCTTTTTCTTCATTAATAAATAATCCGCAGCCAGATGCAAAAGTGGTTTTAGGCAGTGAAATTCAAATATTAACTGAAGACAACGGAAAATTTCGAGTCTATCCCCACTTCCCCTTCGAAGATGATAGACGCTTTGAGGTTTATTCAATTGAGATAGATCCCAACGGCTTCCTAAGTGCTGATTCTCACGGAGAGGGAACTGAGGAGTTCTTAACTGTTTTTGGTGGAGAATTAACTGTTCGTGTAAATGACCTTGAATATACAGTAAGAAGTGGTGATTCAATCCGATTCAAAGCTGACAGACCCCATACCTATCATAACTCAGGTGAAACATTAACTCGGTTAAGTATGGTCATATACTATCCAATTTAA
- a CDS encoding LysE family transporter — MPLLSFLLYVFVTSFTPGPNNIMAMLFANKFGFKKTIQFCLGVGAGFFVIMILCSYFNLLLENFIPKIQFAMTILGAAYMLYLAIKIITSKNNDQDNDGDKNNSFLTGMLLQFINPKGILYGITAISTFILPYHNSNFSLMLFSLFLAFVGFMSTLCWSVFGSVFQKILSKYRSQFNIIMALLLVYSAVSILVDI; from the coding sequence ATGCCTTTATTATCGTTTTTGTTATATGTTTTTGTTACCAGTTTTACTCCAGGCCCCAATAACATTATGGCCATGCTCTTTGCTAATAAATTCGGGTTCAAAAAGACAATTCAATTCTGTTTAGGAGTAGGCGCAGGCTTCTTTGTGATCATGATATTGTGTAGTTATTTTAATCTTTTACTTGAAAATTTCATTCCCAAGATTCAATTTGCGATGACGATCTTAGGTGCAGCCTATATGTTATATCTGGCGATAAAAATAATTACGAGTAAAAATAATGATCAAGACAATGATGGGGACAAGAATAACAGTTTTCTAACTGGGATGCTTTTGCAGTTCATAAATCCGAAAGGGATTTTATATGGTATCACTGCTATATCAACCTTCATTCTTCCTTATCACAATTCAAATTTCAGCTTAATGTTGTTTTCGTTATTTCTAGCTTTTGTTGGTTTTATGAGTACACTCTGTTGGAGTGTGTTTGGCTCCGTTTTTCAAAAGATTTTATCTAAGTATAGAAGTCAGTTTAATATAATAATGGCTTTGTTATTAGTGTATAGTGCAGTTTCGATTCTTGTAGATATTTGA
- a CDS encoding sensor histidine kinase, producing the protein MKRGKRYIAYFKNNMFLRILLLFSCIAILSIITIAYVTYVSISQSIVRRELDTQKAAMESVDRYIHLRHESVQNMVRDMYRNEALSMNVSFFMDHAYSEYVQHRMDEMYMESHDYSTDVLTYFKNWLDENRDISNLILYSADQQYLSTFNENKQFKQFPVHVARSFVPDVMAAESKSVSAPNYWIRKAVDQWSPSLYSLQVPINNKQTLKNTGQLLVFLNSKNISNALTSYGNNLKGEIIVLSTHGTVLFDSRNNYYGKTYPYVEVTRSLYDDVDSDVGIIQAKQNMYINKLISPDEGYVVIGAVPNEEMAESYRGIRNTILTISVVCILFAVLFPAFFVINFAKRTNRIIKFTRQVKNGDLTARIQDPQEDELGQISRSFNDMLDELNLYIERVYKAEIKQKQTELVALQARIHPHFLYNTLEVIRMRAISQGAKDVGEMIYSLSVLFKSLVQQKKIYTLKDELEACRLYLELFRIRYKERFDYTITVDPELYPRSVMKLMLQPIIENYIVHGIQSDRNDNVLTIDVREVGEVLLVEIRDNGKGIEGERLKEILAELERSEENGQMFGLRSVHTRLRFLYGADYGIELESLIGEGTTIRVRCPNREGMDAIYV; encoded by the coding sequence ATGAAAAGGGGCAAGAGATACATAGCTTATTTTAAAAATAACATGTTCCTGAGGATACTACTGTTGTTCTCCTGTATTGCCATTTTGTCGATTATTACGATTGCATATGTCACGTATGTATCCATTTCGCAATCTATTGTTCGACGGGAACTGGATACCCAGAAAGCAGCGATGGAAAGCGTTGATCGCTATATCCATCTCCGGCATGAATCCGTCCAGAACATGGTGCGAGACATGTACCGGAATGAGGCGCTCTCGATGAATGTTTCCTTTTTTATGGATCACGCGTATTCCGAATATGTACAGCACCGCATGGACGAAATGTACATGGAGAGTCATGATTATTCAACAGATGTACTCACCTATTTTAAAAATTGGCTGGATGAAAATAGAGATATCAGCAATTTGATTCTGTACAGTGCCGACCAGCAATATTTGTCCACTTTCAATGAGAACAAGCAATTCAAACAATTTCCGGTGCATGTGGCGCGTTCCTTTGTACCGGATGTGATGGCTGCCGAAAGCAAAAGCGTCTCTGCTCCGAATTACTGGATTCGGAAGGCGGTCGATCAGTGGAGCCCCTCGTTATATTCGTTACAAGTCCCCATTAACAATAAGCAAACACTCAAAAATACGGGTCAGCTTCTGGTGTTTCTAAATTCTAAAAATATTTCCAATGCACTTACCAGCTACGGGAACAATCTGAAGGGAGAAATTATCGTTCTGTCCACCCATGGAACGGTTCTGTTCGATTCAAGAAATAACTATTACGGAAAAACGTACCCTTATGTCGAAGTGACCCGATCGTTATATGACGATGTGGACTCCGATGTTGGGATCATTCAGGCGAAGCAAAATATGTACATTAACAAGCTGATTTCTCCAGACGAAGGGTATGTCGTGATTGGGGCAGTCCCTAATGAGGAAATGGCGGAATCGTACCGGGGTATCCGTAATACGATTTTGACAATCAGTGTCGTTTGTATTCTGTTTGCTGTGCTGTTCCCTGCCTTCTTCGTCATTAATTTTGCAAAACGAACGAATCGGATTATTAAATTCACTCGTCAGGTGAAAAATGGCGACCTTACAGCTCGCATCCAAGACCCCCAAGAGGATGAGCTGGGACAAATTTCTCGAAGCTTCAACGATATGCTGGACGAACTTAATCTATATATCGAACGGGTGTATAAAGCAGAGATCAAGCAGAAGCAAACGGAGCTTGTGGCCTTACAGGCACGTATTCATCCCCATTTTTTGTATAATACGCTTGAAGTGATCCGCATGCGGGCGATTTCCCAGGGAGCCAAGGATGTAGGAGAAATGATTTACAGCTTATCGGTGTTGTTCAAAAGCCTGGTTCAGCAGAAAAAAATATACACGCTTAAAGATGAATTGGAGGCTTGCAGATTATATCTTGAGTTGTTCAGAATACGCTACAAGGAAAGGTTCGATTACACAATTACGGTCGACCCCGAGCTGTATCCCCGTTCTGTCATGAAGCTGATGCTTCAACCGATCATTGAGAATTATATCGTTCATGGTATCCAAAGCGACCGGAATGATAATGTGCTGACCATTGATGTGCGGGAAGTGGGGGAGGTTCTGCTGGTTGAGATCCGCGACAATGGAAAGGGCATTGAAGGGGAGCGTTTGAAAGAGATTCTAGCGGAACTGGAGCGTTCGGAAGAAAACGGACAAATGTTTGGACTACGCAGTGTGCACACCCGACTTCGATTTTTATACGGAGCCGATTACGGGATTGAACTGGAGAGCCTCATTGGTGAGGGAACGACGATTCGGGTACGATGCCCCAACAGGGAAGGGATGGATGCCATATATGTATAA
- a CDS encoding response regulator transcription factor, which produces MYKVFIVDDEPFIIEGLYDIVDWTSFGLEIVGHAENGYLAMEALASRPVDVLITDISMPTMNGLSLIHEARKLHADLKVIILSGFNEFDYLKEGMKLGIENYLLKPINVEELESTLYNTTEKLDRSRLDQRYETFGVQVLKENTLYRWLTGQIAPTEFQERAELIGFSLNIPFMGVAVLRTERDSAGMHKRLRQYIQHQPDLTLFRDVDADSVIIAALSNHDEGRQDLMTLLEDFSVQWSTSGEETVYIGIGSAGSLAAAPHSYNEAKKSLEYFMIYSDRRIIDYMMLEEGEGNAGETCSIDWKDYAKLIIARDLDALTARIQSDFEQIQHLESVTPDELRNVALELVIRFKMELESIKHSNESERFQQGLHQIKCCTTLAELVSALQDVAAETVNSLLQDMKNPIVSQVLSYIHVHYAKELSLKVLGFQYHLHPVYLGQLFHKETGETFAEYINQYRINKAKEQLKNTNLKVHEIARNVGYWETGYFYKQFRKYVGISPTDYKGLG; this is translated from the coding sequence ATGTATAAAGTATTTATTGTCGACGATGAGCCTTTTATCATTGAGGGACTATACGATATTGTGGATTGGACCTCTTTTGGACTAGAAATTGTCGGACATGCGGAAAATGGATACTTGGCGATGGAAGCGCTGGCCTCCAGACCCGTGGACGTACTGATTACGGACATCTCCATGCCAACGATGAATGGTCTCAGTCTGATTCATGAGGCGAGAAAGCTGCATGCTGACTTGAAGGTGATTATTTTGAGCGGATTTAATGAATTTGATTACTTGAAGGAAGGCATGAAGCTCGGCATCGAAAATTATCTTCTGAAGCCGATTAATGTGGAGGAACTGGAGTCCACTTTATACAATACAACGGAGAAGCTGGACAGGTCCCGATTGGATCAACGATATGAGACATTCGGGGTACAGGTTCTCAAGGAAAATACGTTGTACCGTTGGCTGACAGGGCAGATTGCGCCTACAGAATTTCAGGAACGTGCCGAATTGATAGGTTTTTCGTTAAATATCCCCTTCATGGGGGTAGCCGTGTTGCGGACCGAGAGGGATTCGGCAGGAATGCATAAACGGTTAAGGCAGTACATTCAACACCAGCCCGATTTAACATTGTTTCGCGATGTTGATGCGGATAGTGTAATCATTGCTGCACTCTCGAATCACGATGAGGGCAGACAGGACTTGATGACGCTGTTGGAGGATTTTTCTGTTCAGTGGTCAACGAGCGGGGAAGAAACGGTTTATATCGGGATAGGCAGCGCCGGTTCGCTTGCTGCTGCTCCACACAGCTACAATGAAGCTAAAAAATCACTGGAATATTTCATGATATATAGTGACCGCCGGATTATTGACTATATGATGCTGGAAGAGGGCGAGGGCAACGCTGGCGAGACTTGTTCCATCGACTGGAAGGATTATGCGAAGCTAATTATAGCAAGAGACCTGGATGCGCTTACCGCACGGATTCAGAGTGATTTTGAGCAAATCCAGCATCTTGAAAGTGTTACCCCGGATGAACTGCGGAATGTGGCGCTGGAGCTGGTGATCCGGTTCAAGATGGAGCTGGAGAGCATCAAGCATTCCAATGAGTCGGAACGGTTTCAGCAGGGGCTTCACCAGATAAAGTGCTGTACCACATTGGCAGAGCTGGTGAGTGCGCTTCAGGATGTGGCGGCAGAGACGGTGAATTCATTGCTGCAAGATATGAAAAACCCCATCGTAAGTCAGGTGCTGTCCTATATCCATGTTCATTATGCCAAGGAGCTATCATTAAAAGTATTAGGATTCCAGTACCATCTTCATCCCGTTTATCTCGGTCAGTTGTTTCATAAGGAAACGGGTGAAACCTTTGCTGAATATATCAATCAGTACCGAATTAATAAGGCCAAGGAGCAGCTTAAAAACACGAATCTCAAGGTACATGAAATTGCGCGGAACGTAGGATATTGGGAAACGGGATATTTTTATAAGCAGTTCAGGAAATATGTGGGTATTTCCCCGACAGACTATAAGGGATTGGGATAA
- a CDS encoding endo-beta-N-acetylglucosaminidase, which produces MKRNKVHKFALKWTALVLTSVLLSQTLSPSVYAGDTLPYEGESAKGPNQPYQHGYASSHILDWTPTQDVYGDMLRARVPLQQRNSSFAATQAHPALIPDTQMFTLSGDYGNAFFDSYPYTNKFSQYLFNYWQYTDYYGYWHGMPTAHVPEELYDPQKDWTEKWFEFGILNIPNPGYTNAAHKNGVLSIACIFFSDNDRGPQTYKQMLVQDAQGGFPVAKKLIEMAKYYGYDGYFINQEEASKGVATEDIPRYKQFMKYLRDQGMYVQWYDSTVNETGKIAYQNEFNAVNSPFVKDKQYGQVSDSIFLNYWWDKAKLKSSRDHAKQLGLDPLKTVFTGIEGGNGDFGRWKQKYDLRLNIGDNGQPMNSIATLGADFTHNALDEEFGGQDTNRRADNAYQWMTFIRDRVWWSGPNQNPVHSQRNASADLSDVKASGANWDGIAAYIAERSVIRGSHFNTSFNTGHGLQYVVNGVVSNPKEWSNINIQDIPVTWQWWLDTQGKPLSVDYDYGPNYTKGNRFTYQPVGAYQGGSSLVVNGELDSDNFLRLYKTDLSVNKNSNLSITYNKPSSDDSSVLSIGLIFKDTPDKVVKVSVPNSGKQTTGWVNRSIDLSAYQGKTIAAFGLSFDNANKTIKNYQMNIGQIKITDGSVLKPAAPTGFKITKALTDTNEMIVAWDLEDYSKVKQYNLYENGSYIGGIYDSTYYIKSLNHKSGELTLTAIGADGTESDPARLDYDLNAAVSHIDVETKENGQATIKWKHSSEADGTVKLTLATEYTDTVLHKTITADSGTETATFTDLPTNGDSYTLRIAIGNHTPVAYTGHFADTTIEPYAKENVTVTGSTYTLTLPTLKDWHYLYVYENDVPKQFGVTYVSKKFPYIVRGRTKLSELTFTPTSRTSSLKIVIEDYAGNKATTYVR; this is translated from the coding sequence ATGAAACGCAACAAGGTGCACAAGTTCGCTTTAAAATGGACTGCTCTGGTTTTGACTTCCGTTCTGTTAAGCCAAACACTCTCTCCATCCGTTTATGCAGGCGATACCCTCCCGTATGAAGGAGAAAGCGCCAAAGGGCCGAATCAGCCTTATCAGCATGGGTACGCCAGCTCACATATTTTGGACTGGACTCCTACCCAAGATGTCTATGGAGATATGCTTCGCGCCCGTGTCCCATTGCAACAACGAAACAGCTCCTTTGCAGCCACTCAGGCTCACCCTGCTTTAATCCCTGACACGCAAATGTTTACACTCAGCGGCGATTATGGAAACGCTTTTTTCGATAGCTATCCCTATACCAATAAATTCAGTCAATATTTGTTCAATTACTGGCAATATACCGACTATTACGGCTACTGGCATGGCATGCCTACCGCCCATGTACCCGAAGAGCTGTACGATCCCCAAAAGGATTGGACGGAAAAATGGTTCGAGTTCGGCATTCTGAACATTCCAAATCCGGGCTATACGAATGCGGCGCATAAGAACGGCGTTCTCTCCATCGCCTGTATTTTTTTCTCGGATAATGACCGTGGACCGCAAACGTATAAGCAAATGCTCGTGCAGGATGCTCAGGGTGGATTTCCGGTAGCCAAAAAATTGATCGAAATGGCGAAATATTATGGCTATGACGGCTACTTCATCAACCAGGAGGAAGCTTCAAAAGGCGTAGCTACGGAGGACATCCCCCGTTACAAACAGTTTATGAAATACTTGCGGGATCAGGGCATGTATGTGCAATGGTACGACTCCACCGTAAACGAAACTGGTAAAATTGCTTATCAAAATGAGTTTAATGCCGTGAACAGCCCGTTTGTCAAAGACAAGCAATACGGACAGGTGTCCGATTCTATTTTTCTGAATTATTGGTGGGACAAAGCGAAGCTGAAAAGCTCCCGCGACCATGCCAAGCAATTGGGTCTGGACCCTCTTAAGACCGTTTTTACTGGTATTGAGGGCGGGAACGGTGACTTTGGCAGATGGAAGCAAAAATACGATCTTCGTCTGAATATCGGTGATAACGGGCAGCCGATGAACAGTATCGCAACGTTGGGAGCAGATTTCACACATAATGCGCTGGATGAAGAGTTTGGCGGACAGGACACCAATCGCAGAGCTGACAATGCCTATCAATGGATGACCTTTATCCGCGACCGTGTCTGGTGGTCCGGTCCGAACCAGAATCCCGTCCATTCACAAAGAAACGCAAGTGCAGATTTGTCTGATGTAAAAGCTTCGGGCGCTAACTGGGACGGTATCGCGGCATATATCGCTGAACGTTCTGTCATCCGTGGTTCCCATTTTAACACCAGCTTCAATACTGGACATGGCTTGCAGTATGTGGTGAACGGAGTTGTTTCCAATCCGAAGGAATGGTCCAACATCAATATTCAAGATATCCCGGTGACTTGGCAATGGTGGCTCGATACCCAAGGTAAACCGCTCTCGGTTGACTACGACTATGGCCCGAATTATACCAAAGGGAACCGGTTTACCTATCAGCCTGTGGGCGCTTATCAGGGCGGCAGCTCCCTCGTCGTTAACGGAGAGCTGGATTCGGATAACTTTTTACGCCTGTATAAAACGGATCTGTCGGTAAACAAGAATTCAAACTTGTCCATCACGTACAACAAGCCTTCCTCTGATGACAGCTCGGTTCTGAGTATCGGACTGATCTTTAAGGATACCCCCGATAAAGTCGTAAAAGTCAGCGTCCCCAACTCTGGTAAACAAACCACAGGCTGGGTTAACCGTAGTATAGACTTGAGCGCCTATCAGGGAAAAACGATTGCAGCTTTCGGTTTATCTTTTGATAACGCGAATAAAACAATCAAAAACTATCAGATGAATATCGGCCAAATCAAGATAACTGACGGTTCTGTCCTGAAACCAGCCGCACCGACTGGATTCAAAATTACCAAGGCACTGACCGATACGAACGAAATGATCGTAGCCTGGGACCTTGAGGATTACTCCAAAGTTAAACAATACAATCTGTATGAGAACGGCTCCTATATCGGGGGAATTTATGACTCAACCTATTATATTAAGTCTCTTAATCATAAATCCGGTGAATTAACGCTCACCGCAATCGGGGCAGATGGAACGGAAAGCGACCCGGCTCGATTAGATTATGATCTGAATGCCGCTGTCAGTCACATTGATGTGGAAACCAAAGAAAACGGTCAGGCTACGATAAAGTGGAAACATTCCTCTGAAGCCGACGGAACGGTCAAATTAACCTTGGCTACCGAGTATACGGACACCGTACTCCATAAAACCATTACTGCGGACAGCGGGACTGAAACGGCTACGTTTACCGATCTGCCCACAAACGGTGATAGCTACACACTACGTATCGCCATTGGCAATCATACACCTGTAGCATACACCGGGCATTTCGCAGACACGACTATAGAGCCTTACGCAAAAGAGAATGTAACGGTCACCGGATCAACGTATACGCTTACTCTACCAACCTTGAAGGATTGGCATTATTTATATGTATACGAAAACGATGTACCCAAGCAATTTGGCGTGACTTATGTGTCGAAAAAGTTTCCTTACATTGTACGGGGAAGAACAAAGTTAAGTGAATTAACCTTTACCCCCACTTCCCGCACCAGCTCGCTAAAGATCGTGATTGAAGATTATGCCGGCAATAAGGCTACAACATATGTAAGATAA
- a CDS encoding sugar efflux transporter produces the protein MIMRIKNLFVIPNYPLFMTCMLLQGMAISISAPFLAVYFTTTLGVSVGTFGVFTAVTLICGIWISSLIAKRSDTGLDRKQILVICMLFNAIAFAGYLVIQNFYVLFVYMTVFTAVGAPGMPQLFASAREAVDRSKSADHAFANSTLRSMFSLGFITGPLFGSFLIAHTGFQGIFVSTTSIFVLIAVLLFFFIKQPPVQLKNKDQHLLHHITLHKNIEILIPFSVLTLLYTSHWMNNLNISLFIIHNLKGDTSDVALVSSICAILEIPLMLMLGVFAAKYSNRLLVFVGSLTGVAYYLLVLMSTEMWQLFVGQLLLAFFVAVISAIGISYMQDLLPALPGYASTLYSNATTIGRLVGSLAGGLIAQWIGYRNSYWVCLFLILCSISLLAISKRLDIAKTVALKQKEHSL, from the coding sequence ATGATAATGCGTATTAAAAATCTTTTTGTTATCCCTAACTACCCGCTATTCATGACCTGTATGTTATTGCAAGGTATGGCGATATCGATAAGCGCACCTTTTTTGGCTGTATATTTCACAACTACACTTGGTGTATCGGTTGGAACCTTTGGAGTTTTTACAGCTGTGACTTTGATTTGTGGTATATGGATAAGCTCTCTTATTGCCAAACGTTCTGATACTGGATTGGATCGTAAACAAATTTTGGTTATTTGTATGTTATTTAATGCGATAGCATTTGCAGGATATCTTGTAATTCAAAATTTTTATGTGCTTTTTGTATATATGACTGTCTTCACAGCAGTGGGAGCACCTGGAATGCCGCAGTTATTTGCTAGTGCACGTGAAGCGGTAGATCGCAGTAAATCTGCGGATCATGCCTTTGCCAACTCAACACTTCGTTCTATGTTTTCTCTTGGCTTTATTACCGGGCCGCTCTTTGGTTCCTTCTTGATTGCACATACGGGTTTTCAAGGTATTTTTGTCAGTACGACCTCTATTTTTGTACTCATTGCCGTTCTTCTATTCTTTTTTATCAAACAACCTCCTGTTCAGCTTAAAAATAAGGATCAACATTTACTTCATCACATTACATTACATAAAAATATTGAGATTCTGATCCCCTTTTCAGTTCTTACTCTGCTCTATACGTCTCACTGGATGAATAATCTAAATATTTCCTTGTTCATCATTCACAATTTAAAAGGTGACACGAGTGACGTAGCTCTAGTATCCAGTATTTGCGCGATTTTAGAAATACCCTTGATGCTCATGCTGGGCGTATTTGCCGCTAAATATTCCAACCGCCTGCTTGTATTTGTGGGTTCTTTAACAGGAGTTGCCTATTATCTCCTCGTCCTTATGTCTACGGAGATGTGGCAGCTATTCGTGGGGCAGCTTCTTCTTGCCTTCTTTGTGGCAGTGATTTCAGCCATTGGCATCAGCTATATGCAAGATTTACTGCCAGCCCTCCCTGGATACGCATCGACGCTGTATTCCAATGCGACAACCATCGGAAGACTGGTAGGCAGCTTAGCAGGTGGATTAATCGCTCAATGGATTGGCTACCGGAACTCCTATTGGGTATGTTTGTTCTTGATCCTCTGCTCCATCAGCCTTCTAGCGATATCCAAGAGATTAGATATTGCAAAAACAGTTGCTTTAAAACAAAAGGAACACAGTCTATAG